One stretch of Zerene cesonia ecotype Mississippi chromosome 20, Zerene_cesonia_1.1, whole genome shotgun sequence DNA includes these proteins:
- the LOC119835058 gene encoding dnaJ homolog subfamily B member 6 isoform X4 produces MVDYYRTLGVTRTASEAEIKKAYRKLALKWHPDKNPDNADEANRRFKEISEAYEVLSDERKRRVYDQYGKEGLNSSRGRRSTSDEDYDFGYHSFPFTFRDPEEVFREFFGGSPFSELFADINGHGHRRHGRRSHHPSTSLTSSLFSPFGFGMQGLDDIFAHAATNGNTFTSFSTFNSSLAGPGSANMRSTTTTTRIVNGKKITTKKVTENGRETVMSYENGVLKSKTVNGVPQSLTYS; encoded by the exons ATGGTGGACTACTACAGAACACTTGGCGTTACCCGAACTGCTTCTGAggcagaaataaaaaaagc ttaTAGAAAACTTGCACTCAAATGGCATCCAGATAAAAATCCCGACAATGCAGATGAAGCAAATAGAAGATTTAAGGAAATTTCAGAAGCATATGAAGTCCTTTCAGATG AAAGAAAACGCCGGGTGTATGATCAGTATGGCAAAGAAGGTCTGAATAGCAGCAGAGGACGGCGTTCTACCTCTGATGAGGATTATGACTTCGGCTACCACAGTTTCCCGTTTACATTCCGCGATCCAGAGGAAGTCTTTAGAGAATTCTTCGGCGGCTCTCCGTTTAGTGAATTATTTGCAG ACATCAACGGGCACGGCCACCGCCGACACGGGCGTCGCAGCCACCACCCCAGCACATCACTCACGTCCTCGCTGTTCAGCCCCTTCGGGTTCGGCATGCAGGGCCTGGACGACATATTCGCGCACGCGGCGACCAACGGCAACACGTTCACGTCGTTCTCGACGTTCAACAGCTCGCTGGCGGGGCCCGGCAGCGCCAACATGAGGAGCACCACCACGACCACGCGGATCGTGAACGGCAAGAAGATTACCACTAAAAA AGTAACGGAGAATGGACGAGAAACCGTGATGTCCTACGAAAACGGGGTCCTGAAATCAAAGACTGTCAATGGTGTACCTCAATCACTAACATACAGTTAA
- the LOC119835058 gene encoding dnaJ homolog subfamily B member 6 isoform X2 yields the protein MVDYYRTLGVTRTASEAEIKKAYRKLALKWHPDKNPDNADEANRRFKEISEAYEVLSDENKRKVYDARGSSHHSHRYQSKNGVNGHRHFSFKGFFGDTPFHRFFERKRRVYDQYGKEGLNSSRGRRSTSDEDYDFGYHSFPFTFRDPEEVFREFFGGSPFSELFADINGHGHRRHGRRSHHPSTSLTSSLFSPFGFGMQGLDDIFAHAATNGNTFTSFSTFNSSLAGPGSANMRSTTTTTRIVNGKKITTKKVTENGRETVMSYENGVLKSKTVNGVPQSLTYS from the exons ATGGTGGACTACTACAGAACACTTGGCGTTACCCGAACTGCTTCTGAggcagaaataaaaaaagc ttaTAGAAAACTTGCACTCAAATGGCATCCAGATAAAAATCCCGACAATGCAGATGAAGCAAATAGAAGATTTAAGGAAATTTCAGAAGCATATGAAGTCCTTTCAGATG AAAACAAGCGGAAAGTATATGATGCACGTGGATCCAGTCACCACAGTCACAGATATCAAAGCAAGAATGGAGTCAATGGTCACCGACACTTTAGCTTCAAGGGTTTTTTTGGAGACACGCCATTTCATCGGTTTTTTG AAAGAAAACGCCGGGTGTATGATCAGTATGGCAAAGAAGGTCTGAATAGCAGCAGAGGACGGCGTTCTACCTCTGATGAGGATTATGACTTCGGCTACCACAGTTTCCCGTTTACATTCCGCGATCCAGAGGAAGTCTTTAGAGAATTCTTCGGCGGCTCTCCGTTTAGTGAATTATTTGCAG ACATCAACGGGCACGGCCACCGCCGACACGGGCGTCGCAGCCACCACCCCAGCACATCACTCACGTCCTCGCTGTTCAGCCCCTTCGGGTTCGGCATGCAGGGCCTGGACGACATATTCGCGCACGCGGCGACCAACGGCAACACGTTCACGTCGTTCTCGACGTTCAACAGCTCGCTGGCGGGGCCCGGCAGCGCCAACATGAGGAGCACCACCACGACCACGCGGATCGTGAACGGCAAGAAGATTACCACTAAAAA AGTAACGGAGAATGGACGAGAAACCGTGATGTCCTACGAAAACGGGGTCCTGAAATCAAAGACTGTCAATGGTGTACCTCAATCACTAACATACAGTTAA
- the LOC119835058 gene encoding dnaJ homolog subfamily B member 6 isoform X1, with protein MVDYYRTLGVTRTASEAEIKKAYRKLALKWHPDKNPDNADEANRRFKEISEAYEVLSDENKRKVYDARGSSHHSHRYQSKNGVNGHRHFSFKGFFGDTPFHRFFERKRRVYDQYGKEGLNSSRGRRSTSDEDYDFGYHSFPFTFRDPEEVFREFFGGSPFSELFADINGHGHRRHGRRSHHPSTSLTSSLFSPFGFGMQGLDDIFAHAATNGNTFTSFSTFNSSLAGPGSANMRSTTTTTRIVNGKKITTKKVTENGRETVMSYENGVLKSKTVNGVPQSLTYS; from the exons gcagaaataaaaaaagc ttaTAGAAAACTTGCACTCAAATGGCATCCAGATAAAAATCCCGACAATGCAGATGAAGCAAATAGAAGATTTAAGGAAATTTCAGAAGCATATGAAGTCCTTTCAGATG AAAACAAGCGGAAAGTATATGATGCACGTGGATCCAGTCACCACAGTCACAGATATCAAAGCAAGAATGGAGTCAATGGTCACCGACACTTTAGCTTCAAGGGTTTTTTTGGAGACACGCCATTTCATCGGTTTTTTG AAAGAAAACGCCGGGTGTATGATCAGTATGGCAAAGAAGGTCTGAATAGCAGCAGAGGACGGCGTTCTACCTCTGATGAGGATTATGACTTCGGCTACCACAGTTTCCCGTTTACATTCCGCGATCCAGAGGAAGTCTTTAGAGAATTCTTCGGCGGCTCTCCGTTTAGTGAATTATTTGCAG ACATCAACGGGCACGGCCACCGCCGACACGGGCGTCGCAGCCACCACCCCAGCACATCACTCACGTCCTCGCTGTTCAGCCCCTTCGGGTTCGGCATGCAGGGCCTGGACGACATATTCGCGCACGCGGCGACCAACGGCAACACGTTCACGTCGTTCTCGACGTTCAACAGCTCGCTGGCGGGGCCCGGCAGCGCCAACATGAGGAGCACCACCACGACCACGCGGATCGTGAACGGCAAGAAGATTACCACTAAAAA AGTAACGGAGAATGGACGAGAAACCGTGATGTCCTACGAAAACGGGGTCCTGAAATCAAAGACTGTCAATGGTGTACCTCAATCACTAACATACAGTTAA
- the LOC119835058 gene encoding dnaJ homolog subfamily B member 6 isoform X3 codes for MVDYYRTLGVTRTASEAEIKKAYRKLALKWHPDKNPDNADEANRRFKEISEAYEVLSDERKRRVYDQYGKEGLNSSRGRRSTSDEDYDFGYHSFPFTFRDPEEVFREFFGGSPFSELFADINGHGHRRHGRRSHHPSTSLTSSLFSPFGFGMQGLDDIFAHAATNGNTFTSFSTFNSSLAGPGSANMRSTTTTTRIVNGKKITTKKVTENGRETVMSYENGVLKSKTVNGVPQSLTYS; via the exons gcagaaataaaaaaagc ttaTAGAAAACTTGCACTCAAATGGCATCCAGATAAAAATCCCGACAATGCAGATGAAGCAAATAGAAGATTTAAGGAAATTTCAGAAGCATATGAAGTCCTTTCAGATG AAAGAAAACGCCGGGTGTATGATCAGTATGGCAAAGAAGGTCTGAATAGCAGCAGAGGACGGCGTTCTACCTCTGATGAGGATTATGACTTCGGCTACCACAGTTTCCCGTTTACATTCCGCGATCCAGAGGAAGTCTTTAGAGAATTCTTCGGCGGCTCTCCGTTTAGTGAATTATTTGCAG ACATCAACGGGCACGGCCACCGCCGACACGGGCGTCGCAGCCACCACCCCAGCACATCACTCACGTCCTCGCTGTTCAGCCCCTTCGGGTTCGGCATGCAGGGCCTGGACGACATATTCGCGCACGCGGCGACCAACGGCAACACGTTCACGTCGTTCTCGACGTTCAACAGCTCGCTGGCGGGGCCCGGCAGCGCCAACATGAGGAGCACCACCACGACCACGCGGATCGTGAACGGCAAGAAGATTACCACTAAAAA AGTAACGGAGAATGGACGAGAAACCGTGATGTCCTACGAAAACGGGGTCCTGAAATCAAAGACTGTCAATGGTGTACCTCAATCACTAACATACAGTTAA
- the LOC119835025 gene encoding lys-63-specific deubiquitinase BRCC36-like: MLNKVLLSTDVALVCVQHALSTEKEEIMGLLIGEVHNNGSLVSIVSSVILRRLDKKPDRVEISEEQLVQATLRAEELAAEVGRPLRVVGWYHSHPHITVWPSHVDLATQSMYQRMDSSFVGIIFAVFLSDQTAKAPSVQITCFQSIDEGTNQGRREIELEITNCNDSLMKNNFEILTQLPTTLKEEEDEAFKLEAGENEADDIIIKQHNTAVRTIAIGHIVEKVSRPMLEALVTRNAINSVRLRALKKQHQDLMSRLDNMPCNI; encoded by the exons atgttgaataaaGTGTTGCTATCGACAGATGTAGCCCTTGTTTGTGTCCAACATGCTCTCTCAACGGAAAAGGAAGAAATAATGGGTTTGCTGATAGGAGAG GTGCATAATAATGGAAGCCTGGTTTCTATAGTGTCTTCAGTTATATTACGCAGACTAGATAAAAAACCAGATCGTGTAGAAATTTCCGAGGAACAGCTCGTTCAAGCAACCTTAAGAGCAGAAGAATTAGCTGCAGAAGTAGGAAGACCTCTAAGAGTAGTAGGATGGTATCATTCTCATCCACATATCACAGTTTGGCCATCTCATGTTG ATCTAGCAACTCAATCAATGTATCAAAGAATGGATTCAAGTTTTGTTGGAATAATATTTGCTGTGTTTCTTTCCGACCAAACGGCAAAAGCACCATCT GTCCAAATAACATGTTTTCAGTCAATAGATGAAGGAACAAATCAAGGTCGGCGAGAGATTGAGTTGGAAATAACAAATTGCAATGATTCTTTAATGAAGAATAACTTTGAA ATACTTACTCAACTACCGACAACATTAAAGGAAGAGGAAGATGAAGCATTTAAATTGGAGGCAGGAGAAAATGAAGCTGATgatataatcataaaacaaCACAATACTGCAGTTAGAACTATTGCAATTGGTCATATTGTagaaaag GTATCACGGCCTATGCTAGAAGCTCTTGTAACaagaaatgcaataaatagtGTTCGTTTAAGGGCTTTGAAAAAACAACATCAAGATTTAATGTCAAGATTAGATAATATGccgtgtaatatttaa
- the LOC119835023 gene encoding uncharacterized protein LOC119835023 yields the protein MFSSLKMIFKWNSSKPSESNISKKSLLLIAFTNALQDVLFWNNLWLSLLFILYFHITFIALFYRQFNILQIICGFSILIVCVDAFEAWLKYKHRTTCLKRLAQNGNNQLSQSLFRVSQWINKQCINYIELRENNPTKAFLLMEIMFGMIFIIGRYTNGYILTYLFSMLLIFLNKLIPPLKRVINRLRQTAESDFELEGLVPDASAENLDLLSIEPEIQIMFDEKQSLDYWKPEDLPIEDASDSSDNSSSLVTNLSMEKLQTLDKDVDVTDSSEEEYIPEGQHEKFRSSMEVQPVGSWSSSAYNALSALGGAVSNIVYSSNSEIKRKRVSSVDSSDGFEMVDKNDIL from the exons atgttttcgtcgttaaaaatgatatttaaatggaattcCTCAAAACCCTCAGAAAGCAACATCAGCAAGAAatcattacttttaattgcttttacgAATGCCCTTCAAGATGTCTTATTTTGGAACAATTTATGGTTGTCTTTGttgtttatactatattttcacataacttttat aGCACTTTTCTATCgccaatttaatatattgcaaataatatgtggattttctattcttattgTGTGTGTTGATGCATTTGAAGCttggttaaaatataaacatcgGACAACCTGTTTAAAACGTTTGGCACAAAATGGTAATAATCAACTATCACAATCATTATTTAGAGTATCTCAATGGATCAATAAGCAATGTATAAACTACATTGAGTTACGTgaaaataatcctactaaa GCTTTTCTGCTAATGGAAATAATGTTTGGTATGATTTTCATCATTGGAAGATATACAAATGGATATAtactaacatatttattttctatgttattaatatttttaaacaaattaataccaCCCTTAAAAAGAGTTATTAACAGGTTGCGGCAAACAGCAG aaTCCGATTTTGAATTGGAGGGCCTTGTGCCAGATGCATCTGCAGAGAATTTAGATTTACTTTCAATTGAACCAgaaattcaaattatgtttgatgaaaaacaaagtttgg attactGGAAGCCTGAAGACTTGCCCATTGAAGATGCCAGTGATAGTTCAGATAATAGTAGCTCTCTAGTTACAAATTTGTCTATGGAAAAATTACAGACTTTGGATAAAGACGTGGATGTTACAGACTCTAGTGAAGAAGAATATATACCTGAAG GACAACATGAAAAATTTAGATCATCTATGGAAGTACAACCAGTTGGAAGTTGGAGCAGTTCTGCATATAATGCTTTATCTGCTTTAGGAGGTGCTGTATCTAACATTGTGTATAGTTCCAATTCagaaataaagagaaaacgAGTATCTAGTGTTGATTCATCTGATGGCTTTGAAATGGTTGATAAAAATGACATactgtaa
- the LOC119835022 gene encoding lanC-like protein 2 encodes MSGKGSFENPYDDYSTNASNNILNDSKDGISEVLQKKLMSFKVTKIEDLITRFKKDIFYDGTVYTGSAGLALYYLTCSSTSKNEVSHENLQRALDFIDIENLRGRRISFLCGDAGPLAIASVISYKLGTRRPSKLPDYKDLAQRIMDLISLVDDSPDEILYGKAGYLYALLFVNKNISGKDVIPSSHIEKVTSAIITSGKRFSTQMKSESPLLWQWHDKIYLGAAHGMAGILFMLLQARSYIKVTEMRSFIKPAIDWLISRRFSSGNFPSSLGSSSGDRLVQWCHGAPGFVPLCIAAFQTFEDDKYLKIASQCGEVIWQRGLCTKGYSLCHGVSGNAYAFLQLYQITKKPVHLYRACCFMEWCAVERQGTELHHPDRPASLFEGLLGRIFLSEDIIRPYDSKFPGFCL; translated from the exons ATGTCCGGAAAAGGATCCTTTGAGAATCCATATGATGATTATTCTACTAATGCAtccaataatattttgaatgactCTAAAGATGga ATTTCAGAAGTTctgcaaaaaaaattgatgaGTTTTAAGGTAACCAAAATAGAAGATCTAATAACTAGATtcaaaaaagatattttttatgatgggACTGTATACACTGGTTCTGCTGGTCTAGCACTGTACTATTTGACATGTTCTTCTACAAGTAAAAATGAAGTTAGTCATGAAAATTTGCAG AGAGCCCTTGACTTTATTGACATAGAAAATCTTAGAGGTCGTCGAATTAGTTTCCTATGTGGTGATGCCGGTCCATTAGCTATAGCTTCAGTTATCTCATATAAATTGGGAACCAGGCGCCCTAGTAAATTACCAGATTATAAAGATTTAGCTCAAAG GATCATGGACTTAATTTCACTTGTTGATGATTCTcctgatgaaattttatatggaaaaGCAGGCTATTTATATGcacttttatttgtaaacaagaATATAAGTGGAAAGGATGTCATTCCATCAAGCCATATTGAAAAA GTAACAAGCGCTATTATAACATCAGGAAAACGTTTCTCTACACAAATGAAATCAGAAAGTCCCTTGCTTTGGCAATGgcatgataaaatttatcttgGTGCTGCGCATGGAATGGCAGGAATACTTTTCATGTTATTACag GCAAGGAGTTACATAAAAGTGACTGAAATGAGAAGTTTCATAAAACCAGCAATAGATTGGTTGATAAGTCGTCGTTTCTCAAGTGGTAACTTTCCATCATCCCTCGGCAGCAGCTCTGGGGACAGATTGGTTCAATGGTGCCATGGTGCTCCAGGATTTGTACCTTTGTGTATTGCAGCATTTCAG acaTTTGAAGATGACAAGTATTTGAAAATAGCCTCTCAATGTGGAGAAGTAATTTGGCAAAGAGGCTTGTGTACAAAAGGATATAGTCTATGTCATGGTGTAAGCGGAAATGCATATGCTTTCCttcaattatatcaaattaccAAG aAACCTGTACATCTGTATCGCGCTTGCTGCTTTATGGAGTGGTGTGCAGTAGAGAGACAAGGCACTGAACTGCATCACCCTGACAGACCAGCTTCCCTATTCGAAGGCTTGTTGGGtcgaatatttttatcagAAGATATTATTCGACCTTATGATTCCAAATTTCCAGGTTTTTGCTTATAA
- the LOC119835021 gene encoding actin-binding protein IPP-like: MSSIIYEKHNKEGSKLYKCCEYASKVSLNLNNFRRDGRFCDIELISGKTKIKAHRVVLAASCEYFDAMFNVGLEESQKGRVMLPSIPPSILPLIIDFIYTGEIAIDKVTVQNLLIAADMLQLRELVFGCGEFLKRELHPSNALGIFRFAETHNCKELAEEALAHAQAYWNKVANGDELLELPLQQLVTLLSSEQLKVDNEAQVLYPALKWLEHDPASRRRHCFEVLSHVRLPLISPQVLDSAIKTVQDPSIAVALKTVRVDMKSGRGALVSLSAEPRARARRVLVIVGGSCRDTAPHPPLTTDNILFSALKFDLHKREWEELAPMGIARIQPGVATLGGRVYAVGGEQGSQILANGEVYDPQADKWSDIAPMKEARCEFGLTAWNGNLYAFGGWVGSDMGSSVEVYDPVSDEWTLVGHMPEPRFGMGVVTFEGLIYVVGGCTHTWRHTQDLLCYHPTSRKWQTLKSMRNARSQAAAVVLDNYLYVIGGNAPRRTVLATVERYSFQDDTWEEVGRLREARAGCAAGAAEGLLVVAGGDSESGERAFYRARTTLASVELYEPAHDAWRPGPPLPHSRAEAGAALL, encoded by the exons ATGTCCTCAATTATTTACgaaaaacataacaaagaAGGCtctaaattatacaaatgttGCGAGTACGCTagtaaagtttcattaaatttaaacaacttcAGGCGAGATGGGAGGTTTTGTGACATAGAACTTATTTCTGGAAAGACTAAAATTAAG GCTCACCGAGTAGTCCTGGCTGCCAGTTGTGAATATTTTGATGCCATGTTCAATGTTGGCTTAGAAGAAAGTCAAAAGGGTCGAGTGATGTTACCCAGTATACCGCCTTCCATATTACCCTTAATCATCGACTTTATATACACTG GTGAAATTGCAATAGACAAAGTGACagtacaaaatttattgattgcaGCTGATATGTTACAGTTAAGGGAACTTGTATTTGGATGTGGAGAGTTTTTGAAAAGAGAACTACATCCATCAAATGCACTTGGTATATTTAG GTTTGCAGAAACTCATAATTGTAAAGAATTAGCAGAAGAAGCCTTAGCACATGCTCAAGCTTATTGGAATAAGGTAGCAAATGGAGATGAATTATTGGAACTGCCTCTACAGCAGTTAGTCACACTTCTTTCTTCTGAACAGTTAAAAGTTGATAATGAAGCTCAG GTACTATATCCAGCACTGAAGTGGTTGGAACATGATCCAGCTTCTCGACGCCGACATTGTTTTGAAGTTTTGAGTCATGTGCGGTTACCGCTCATATCACCACAAGTCCTGGATAGTGCCATTAAAACTGTACAAGATCCATCCATAGCTGTAGCACTGAAAACCGTCAGGGTTGATATG AAGTCGGGTCGCGGTGCGCTGGTGTCGCTCTCGGCAGAGCCGCGGGCCCGTGCGCGTCGCGTTCTTGTGATCGTAGGCGGCTCGTGCCGCGACACCGCGCCACATCCACCTCTTACTACTGACAACATTCTGTTCTCCGCTCTTAAGTTTGATCTTCATAAAAG GGAATGGGAAGAACTCGCACCAATGGGTATCGCTCGAATACAACCTGGTGTAGCAACTTTGGGCGGACGAGTGTACGCCGTGGGAGGTGAACAGGGAAGCCAAATATTAGCAAACGGTGAAGTTTATGATCCGCAG GCAGACAAATGGTCAGATATAGCACCTATGAAGGAGGCTCGGTGCGAGTTTGGCCTGACCGCGTGGAACGGCAACCTGTACGCGTTTGGCGGCTGGGTGGGCTCCGACATGGGCTCCTCGGTGGAAGTGTACGACCCGGTGTCGGACGAGTGGACGCTCGTGGGACACATGCCTGAGCCACGGTTCGGTATGGGCGTTGTTACGTTTGAAG GTCTCATATATGTAGTTGGCGGGTGCACTCACACATGGCGGCACACGCAAGATTTATTGTGTTACCACCCCACCTCACGCAAGTGGCAAACTCTCAAGTCGATGCGGAATGCCCGTAGTCAGGCCGCAGCGGTGGTGTTGGACAACTATCTTTACGTTATTGGCGGGAATGCACCAAGACGGACAGTGCTGGCAACGGTGGAAAGATACAGCTTTCAAGAT GACACGTGGGAGGAGGTGGGCAGGCTGCGGGAGGCGCGCGCGGGgtgcgcggcgggcgcggccgAGGGGCTGCTGGTGGTGGCGGGCGGGGACAGCGAGAGCGGCGAGCGCGCCTTCTACCGCGCGCGCACCACGCTCGCGTCCGTCGAGCTGTACGAGCCGGCGCACGACGCGTGGCGGCCCGGCCCGCCGCTGCCGCACTCGCGCGCGGAGGCCGGCGCCGCCCTGCTCTGA